One Triticum dicoccoides isolate Atlit2015 ecotype Zavitan chromosome 4B, WEW_v2.0, whole genome shotgun sequence genomic window carries:
- the LOC119291388 gene encoding cytochrome b561 and DOMON domain-containing protein At4g12980-like has product MARPGHSTAWLPLLVLLFAAGATAQSCLSATFTGGRTFLKCNQLPVLGASLHWTYHAVNGTADIAFRAPSGSDGWVGWGINPSGGGMAGSNVFIASQTSGAVSVLTTILRNTAPTLDNTALSFDVPVPASAEYAGGAYTIYATVALPGNTTSQNTVWQAGPVSGGRVSQHSISGPNVQSVQRLDFLSGTSTGGSNSRLHRRNLHGVLNAVGWGILIPLGAMIARYLRVFEAADPAWFYLHITCQISGYVLGVAGWGLGLKLGSESKGLTYTTHRNIGIAIFCLATLQVFALFLRPDKKNKYRVYWNAYHHSVGYSVIVLAAVNIFKGLNILKPVTGWKTSYIVILATLAGVALVLEAITWAIVLRRRKRNQAYGGANGTGVQL; this is encoded by the exons ATGGCGCGACCAGGCCACTCCACGGCGTGGCTCCCTCTCCTGGTGCTCCTCTTCGCGGCGGGCGCGACGGCGCAGAGCTGCCTCTCCGCGACCTTCACTGGGGGCCGGACGTTCCTCAAGTGCAACCAGCTGCCCGTGCTCGGCGCCAGCCTCCACTGGACGTACCACGCCGTGAACGGCACGGCCGACATCGCCTTCCGGGCGCCGTCCGGATCCGACGGCTGGGTCGGCTGGGGCATCAACCCCAGCGGCGGCGGCATGGCCGGCAGCAACGTGTTCATCGCCTCGCAGACCAGCGGCGCCGTGTCCGTGCTCACCACCATCCTCAGGAACACGGCCCCCACCCTCGACAACACCGCCCTCTCCTTCGACGTGCCCGTCCCGGCCAGCGCCGAGTACGCCGGCGGCGCCTACACCATCTACGCCACGGTGGCGCTGCCGGGCAACACCACGTCGCAGAACACGGTGTGGCAGGCCGGGCCGGTCTCCGGCGGCCGCGTCTCACAGCACTCCATATCGGGGCCGAACGTCCAGTCCGTCCAGAGACTCGACTTCCTCTCCGGCACCAGCACCGGCGGCTCCAACTCCAGGCTGCACCGCCGTAAC CTCCACGGAGTGCTCAACGCCGTCGGATGGGGCATCTTGATCCCACTCGGCGCCATGATCGCGCGCTACCTCCGCGTGTTCGAGGCGGCAGACCCGGCGTGGTTCTACCTCCACATCACCTGCCAGATCTCCGGCTACGTGCTGGGCGTCGCCGGCTGGGGCCTGGGCCTGAAGCTGGGCAGCGAGTCCAAGGGCCTCACCTACACCACCCACCGCAACATCGGCATCGCCATCTTCTGCCTGGCCACACTCCAGGTGTTCGCGCTCTTCCTCAGGCCCGACAAGAAGAACAAGTACCGGGTCTACTGGAACGCCTACCACCACTCCGTCGGCTACTCCGTCATCGTCCTCGCCGCCGTCAACATCTTCAAGGGCCTCAACATCCTCAAGCCGGTCACGGGCTGGAAGACGAGCTACATCGTCATCCTCGCCACGCTCGCCGGCGTCGCGCTCGTCCTTGAGGCCATCACCTGGGCCATCGTCCTGCGCCGCCGCAAGCGCAACCAGGCCTACGGCGGCGCCAACGGGACCGGCGTGCAGCTATGA